In Mucilaginibacter auburnensis, the genomic stretch GTCACCTCGGTCACGTTTTTGAAGGCGAATATTTGACGCCAAAAAATGTGCGCCATTGTGTTAATTCTTTGTCAATGAAATTCGTTCCGCTACAATAAAGTTTACATCGATATTCTTAAAAGGTGTATTAACTGGCAGGAAACACTGTAGGGGCGTTTTATCAAATTGTTTGTAATTTTTTGCAAAAGTTTTGCACCATTTGATGTGAAGAAAAAGGACGGAAAATTGTTTATAACTCGGCCTATTGTTAAAAACTTCGACGTGCATTTTATCAATAACGCTATTACATTTGTTTCAGTCCAACGGCAATATTAACATATAGCTACTTAGAACGTTAAAGTGATGTAAATCACAGGTTAACAAAAAATAAAGCTGAAGGGATTATACACAGAACTTTTAAGAAAGAAAAGTTATCCGCTTTTTAATAAAACAAAGAGCGGCCGAAGCTGTGTCGGCTTTTAACAATAGGTTAAACAGGTAAAAAAAGATAGGGAATGAGTCAGGAAAACGAAGTATTATTAAGAGAGAATAAAGACAGATTTGTTATTCTCCCTATAAAATATCCCGCCATTTGGGAGATGTACAAAAAGTGCGAAGCCAGCTTTTGGACGGCAGAAGAAATAGATCTTTCTGACGACTTAAAACACTGGGAAAACATGAACGACGGCGAACGTCATTTCATATCGCATGTGTTGGCATTCTTTGCTGCCAGCGATGGCATTGTTAACGAAAACCTAGCCGTTAACTTTATGAAAGAAGTACAGTTACCCGAGGCGCGTTGTTTCTACGGTTTCCAGATCATGATGGAAAACATTCACTCAGAAACGTATGCGTTGCTGATAGATACTTACATTAAAGACCCTGTTGAGAAAGACCGTCTGTTCCATGCTATTGATACCGTGCCTTGCGTGGGTAAAAAAGCGGAGTGGGCTTTACGTTGGATAGAGAACGGAAGTTTTGCAGAGCGTTTGGTAGCTTTTGCTGCTGTTGAAGGTATTTTCTTTTCAGGTAGTTTCTGCTCTATATTCTGGTTGAAGAAACGTGGCTTGATGCCGGGTCTAACTTTTAGTAATGAGTTAATATCTCGCGACGAAGGTATGCACTGCGAGTTTGCTTGTTTGCTTTACAAAATGTTAGAGAACAAACTAACCAAAGAGGCTGCAACGGCTATTATAACCGACGCTGTTGAAATTGAAAAAGAATTTATAACCGATGCCTTACCGGTTAGTTTAATTGGCATGAATGCCAAATTAATGAGCCAATACATTGAGTTTGTGGCCGACAGATGGTTAACCGAGCTTGGCTATGACAAAGTATATAACGCTACTAATCCGTTTGATTTTATGGAGATGATATCGTTGCAGGGCAAAACCAACTTCTTTGAAAAGCGCGTAGGCGATTACCAAAAAAGCGGCGTACTGGGCAATACGCAGGAAAGCAAATCCTTCTCATTAGATGAGGATTTTTAAGAGTGACCACCAATCACAATCATATATAGAAAAAAGACTTTTAAAACATTTTCACTATTCACCATTAACTATTCACTGGCATGTTTGTAGTAAAAAGAGACGGTAAAAAAGAACCGGTAAAATTTGACAAGATCACCGCGCGTATTGAAAAGC encodes the following:
- a CDS encoding ribonucleoside-diphosphate reductase small subunit, translated to MSQENEVLLRENKDRFVILPIKYPAIWEMYKKCEASFWTAEEIDLSDDLKHWENMNDGERHFISHVLAFFAASDGIVNENLAVNFMKEVQLPEARCFYGFQIMMENIHSETYALLIDTYIKDPVEKDRLFHAIDTVPCVGKKAEWALRWIENGSFAERLVAFAAVEGIFFSGSFCSIFWLKKRGLMPGLTFSNELISRDEGMHCEFACLLYKMLENKLTKEAATAIITDAVEIEKEFITDALPVSLIGMNAKLMSQYIEFVADRWLTELGYDKVYNATNPFDFMEMISLQGKTNFFEKRVGDYQKSGVLGNTQESKSFSLDEDF